GTCGATGCGAGCGATGATCTCCTTCTGCTCGTCACCGTTGCCGACCAGGCCGTAGAGGTAGGCGTCCGCGCCGAGCTCCTCGACCACCGCCACCTCGACGGGCAGGCCGTTCTCCTCGTTGGAGACGATGCGGAAGGCCTCCGGGCGGATGCCGACGGTCGCCGCGGCGTCCTGGCCGAGCTTGCTGCGCACGGCCGGCAGGAGCGGGACGGTGTAGCTGCCGACGTCCACGCCGGACTCGGTGACCTTGCCGTCCAGCAGGTTCATCGCAGGGGAGCCGATGAAGCCCGCGACGAAGACGTTGTTCGGCTTGTCGTAGAGGTTCAGCGGGGTGTCGTTCTGCTGCAGAAGGCCGTCCTTGAGGACCGCCACCCGGTCGCCCATCGTCATCGCCTCGGTCTGGTCGTGGGTGACGTAGACCGTGGTGATGCCGAGGCGGCGCTGCAGCGCGGCGATCTGGGTACGGGTCGAGACACGCAGCTTGGCGTCCAGGTTGGACAGCGGCTCGTCCATGAGGAAGACCTTCGGCTCCCGGACGATCGCGCGGCCCATCGCGACGCGCTGACGCTGACCACCGGACAGCGCCTTCGGCTTGCGGTCGAGGAACTCCTCCAGGCCCAGCAGCTGCGCGGCCTCGCGGACCTTCTGCAGCCGCTGCTCCTTGGACACGCCCTGCATCTTCAGCGCGAAGCCCATGTTCTCCGCGACCGACATGTGCGGGTAGAGCGCGTAGTTCTGGAACACCATCGCGATGTCGCGGTCCTTCGGCGGGAGGTGCGTGACGTCCCGGTCGCCGATGCGGACCGCGCCGTCGTTGATCTCCTCAAGCCCCGCGAGCATGCGCAGGGAGGTGGACTTCCCGCATCCGGAGGGGCCGACGAGGACCATGAACTCGCCGTCGGCGATGTCGAGGTCCAGCTTGTCCACCGCGGGCTTGTCGGAGCCGGGGTAGATCCTGGATGCGCTGTCGTACGTGACGGTAGCCATGAAGAAGCTCCATCCCTTCACCGGCAGGAACGTGCCGGACGATCCGAGCAAAGGGTTGCTGGCGTGCTTTTTGCAGTACGCCACGGGCAGGGTCATGGTGACATGACGTTCACCTGGATGTCACCAGGTGGCGGGCGGTCAGCCCGAAACCGGCCGCCGGTCGCGGGCGCCCCTGCGCATGATCGTCAGTACGTTTGGTGAGAGTACGGCTGCGGCGCGTCGGGACCTGCCCTTTCTTTCACAGGTTTTCTGCAAGAACGGTCCGATCCGTGCATGCTGATGCTGGCCGGACGGCCGAGGGGCCGTCCGGAGTGCTGTTCGGCGGGTGATCCCCGCCCCGGCCACACCGCCGGCGGGTGATCCTCGCCGGACCGACAGACGGAGGGACGCATGCACGGAGGGCCTGGCAAGCGGGCGCGCCTGGTCGATCTTGCCGCCCAGGCGGGCGTGAGCGAGGCGACCGTGTCCAGGGTCCTCAACGGCCGGCCCGGGGTGAGCCCGGAGACGACGCGGGCCGTGCTCACCGCGCTGGACGTGCTGGGGTACGAGCGCCCGGCCCGGCTGCGGCAGCGCAGCGCCGGCCTCATCGGTCTCGTCGTACCAGAACTGGACAATCCGATCTTTCCGGCGTTCGCCCAGGTGATCGAGACGACCTGCGGCCACCACGGCTACACCCCGGTGCTGTGCACCCAGACCCCGGGCGGGGTCGGCGAGGACGAGTATGTCGAGATGCTGCTCGACCGGGGCGTGTCCGGGATCATCTTCGTCTCCGGCCTGCACTCCGACCTGTCCAGCGACCCCGGGCGCTACCAGAAACTGACCGGGCGCGGGCTGCCCGTCGTGTTCGTCAACGGGTACGTCGAACAGGTCGACGCGCCGTTCGTGTCCTCCGACGACGCGGTGGCGACCGAACTCGCCGTACAGCACCTCGCCAGCCTCGGGCACCGGCGGATCGGGTTCGCGTGCGGGCCGGACCGCTACGTGCCGGTGCAGCGGAAGCTGGCGGCGTTCAGCGCTTCGGTCGGCTCTCCGTCCTTGAAGGCGTCCGGGGTGGTCGGGATCGTGGAACAGTCGCTGTTCTCCGTCGAGGGCGGGCACGCCGCTGCCACCCGGCTGCTGGCCGAGGGTGTCACCGGGATCGTGTGCGGCTCGGACCTGATGGCGCTCGGGGCGATCCGGGCGGTGCGCCAGCGCGGGCTGGAGGTGCCCCGGGACGTGTCCGTGGTCGGGTACGACGACTCCCCGCTGATCGCGTTCACCGACCCGCCGCTGACCACCGTGCGCCAGCCCGTCCACGCGATGGGGCTGGCCGCCGTACGTGCGTTGATCGACGAGATCCACGGGCACGGCGCGCCACACTCGGAGTACCTCTTCCGTCCCGAACTCGTGGTGCGTGGGTCGACCGGGGCGGCGCGGCCTCGCTGAGGGCTGCGGTTTGTGTTTGCGTCGCCGTCGGCCGGGCCGCGGGTGGGGCGGACGCCCCGCGCGGCTAGGCTTGGCGGGCCTGGCCAGCGTGGCGCAATTGGTAGCGCACCCGACTTGTAATCGGGCGGTTAGGGGTTCAAGTCCCCTCGCTGGCTCCACATGAAAGCCCAGGTCAGAAGCTTTTTCTGGCCTGGGCTTCATCTTTGCTCGGCGTGGCGTCTGTCAATGGCGGCTGTCGATGAACGCGCTCACCGTATGGTTGCGAAGACGCGCGGTAGGCGCCGAGAACGCAGCTACCTGCGCCGGCGGGGCAACTCGTTCCAGGTGCTCGTCTACTCCGGTGTTTACCCGCTGACCGGCAAGGACAGCTACCTCACCGACTCGACGAAGAACGAGCGCCAGGTCGAGAAGATACAGACCCGGTTGCTCGCCCAGGTCGACCAACAGCGCCAGGCAACAACCAAGGCGACACCCGCGTACGTCCTCGACTCCTGGCTGGAGGTGCACGAAGCCGAACCCACAACTCTCGCCGGCTACCGCCGAGCAGCTGAGATCCGCATCAAGCCGGCGCTGAGCCGAGTGCCGATCGCCAAGCTCACACCGCGCGTCCTGGAGCAGTTCTACGCAGAGCTGCGCCGGTGCAGGAACCGGTGCGACGGGTGGCCCTACGTCGAACACCGGACGAGTGAGCCGCACGACTGCGACGAGGACGACCGGACGACGCGCCGGCGGTGTCAGCCACACCAATGCCGGCCCTACGCCGCAGCGACGATCCGGGAGGCGCACGTCATCATTAGTGGTGCGTTGTCGACCGCGGTCCGGTGGGGCAGGCTCCAGAGCAATCCGACCGAGGTGACCAAGAAGCCGAAGCAGCCGAAGCCCCCGACACCGAAGCAAGCCGCGCAGCAGGTCGAGGCCGCGATGGCGCAGGACGAGTCGTGGGGAGCACTGGTCTGGCTCTACATGGTCACCGGCGCCCGCCGGGGCGAGGTTCTCGCTCTTCGGCGGCACGACGTACACCTCGACACCGGAATGCTCGAGATCCGCCGCAACATCGTCGACGGGATCGAGAAGGACACCAAGACCCACCAGATCCGCCGCATAGCGCTGGACGAGGGCACCTGCGACCTGCTGCGAGCCCATCGGAAGCGCTACGAGAAGCAGGTCTGCGGCTTGGACGAGGAACCACGGGACGACGCCTTCGTCTTCTCCTACCAGGCCGACCACCGCCGCCCATGCGACCCGGACGGCGTAAGCCACCGCTACAAGACCATGTGCACGAGCCTGGGTATCGACAGCCACCTGCACGCACTACGGCACTACTCCGCGACGGAGCACATCACCGCCTGCGTCGATGTCCGCACGGTCGCCGGCCCCCTCGGACACGGCGGCGGCGGCACCACAACCCTGCGCGTTTACACGGCGTGGGTAGCCGAGTCCGACAAGCGGGCCGCGGAAGTCCTAGCTAGCAGCGTGGCGTCGGCGGTCCCGTCCGATTTGGTCAGGACGCCGCTTTTCAGCTAGATCGCACACGAAGTGGCAGCTCCGGGTAGCAGAATAGGACTATGCCTCGAGGGTCATCGGATGCCGCGTCCGTCTTCTTCGTCTATCCAGGTAAGCCTGCTCTCGCAGCTGAGGTGATGACGTCTGCTGCCAAGCTCATTGGTCAACGCGGTGGTCCGACCACAAGAACGTGGCAAGACCTAGAAGTGGATGGGCGTTTGGTTATCGACAGGGTGCTGGAAGCAATCTCGTCTGCCAGCGTGATCGTAGCTGACGTCGGTTCGATGAACAGCAATGTTCTCTTCGAGGTCGGATACGCTCTTGCCAGCAACAAGCAGCTCCTCCTGTGCCTAGACACCACTGACCAGAGCTGCATGCGCAACTGGCAGGAACTTGGCATCTTGTCTGGTATTGGCTTCACGGCACACGACGGAAATAGTGAGAATCTAGCCAAGGTCTACTTGGAGCAGCGACCCGAACTTCGTGAGGACCGCCTCTGGGAGGAACTACTAGTTGCAGGCGGGGTTGGACCTAGGGAATCACGATCGCTATTCTATCTTCCGGTAGGCCTTCGCTCTGACGCGGAAAAGACGGTTGATCGACTACTCTCGGCTCGCCGTGATCTTTCAATCTACAATGTGGCAGAAGAAGAGCAGGGACTGGCCCCGCTTTCTTGGTACTCGGCGCGCATATACCGCTCAAGTGCCGCGTTAGTTCACCTTCGTTCTCCTTCACGAGTTAGGGCGACGGTGCATAATGCGAGAGCGAGTCTAATGGCTGGAATGGCGCACGCACTAAACGTGCCCACGTTGCTCATCGCTGACGAGCTGTTCGAGCCGCCGTTCGATTATCAGGATCTTCTAATGCGTTACTCGTCCACGCGAAGGCTGAGCGAAAAGGTAGACAATTGGTTAGATGGACTTCCAATCGTCTCTAGAACTAAGACGCTCGGTCGAATGAGCCTTACGGCAGAGTTGCCCGTCCATCGTTTCGGCGAATACGTTGCCGAAAATGAACAAGATGAGCTTGCTGAATACTTCGTGGAGACCGGCCAGTATCGAGCTGTCCTAGCGAGTCAAACTGCAATTTTCGTAGGGCGTAAAGGTACAGGTAAAACCGCGAACATGCTTCAAGCGTCCGCGCAGCTAAGGAAAGATCGACGCAACCTAGTTACCGTTATTAAGCCGAGTGGATATGAACTCGAGAGCCTGATTGAGGTGCTATCACATTTACCGCGACGTGATGTTGCCGATTATCTCTTAGATGGCCTCTGGCGCTATATGCTCCTGACGGAGATTGCGGTAGCAGCCGTGCGAGAAGCCGAAGGTCGTGCAGCGGGAATTGCCACCGGCAGTCCTATGGAAGCGCTGCGCGCCTATCTGGACGACACTGGCATAGCAACCGATGCGAACTTCGCCATCCGCCTAGAGCACATCGTCAACGAACTCATGGCCGAGCTTGCAAGTTTGCCATCCGGGGTTGCCGACGCCGAGGCATGGCTCGGCAAGCGACTATATGCGAGCATGCTCAATGACCTTCGGCGGGAGATGGGACACGCGCTCAAGGGGCGAAAGCGCGTCGCTGTGCTGATCGATAATCTAGACAAAGCGTGGGAGCGAAACGCAGATAGAGAGCAGCAGTCGCGCGTAATTCTTGGCCTGCTCGGCGCAGTCGGCCGACTGGAACGTGAACTTCGTCGAGACGATGCATGGCGTGATCAGGTAAATGTGACACTTGCTGTATTTCTGCGGGCGGACATCTTCGATGTCGTCCGTCAGCACGCGCGCGAGCCTGATAAGATCTCTACTCTGCAAGTGCGCTGGGACGATCCAGAATTGCTTGCGCGAATAGTCGAGGATCGTTATGTGGCGATGCGCAATGATGAGGCTGAGCCGCACGAACTGTGGTCCGTCTTCTTTACACCTAAGGTCAAAGGACGGGACACTCGCACACACCTGTTGTGGAGATCCCTGCCACGGCCTCGTGATCTAGTCTACTTATGCAACTCGTGCGTCTTGACCGCTATCAACAGGCGACGGTCATACGTTTCCGAGGAGGAGATACTAGCGGCTGAGGTCGACTATTCGCGTTTCGCCTTCGATGCGTTGATGGTAGAAGGTTCCACGTCCGAGGAGCTCGACAATGTCCTGCTCGAGTTTGCTAGCGCGGACCCCGTCATGCCCGTTTCTGAGGCAAAGTCACTAATTTCAAGTGCGGCGCCTGGGTCGGACGTCGACGAAATGTTCAGTCGTCTTCTACGTGCGAACTTCCTGGGCCTTGAAGTGGAGGTCGACCGCTACGATTATCCGGCGGAAGATCAGGCCAAGAAGCGGGCACTGGTGATGGCGAGGAAGCTTGAGAAGACGAAACGTCGTGAGCCTCGAGTGTCGGTACACCCCGCATTCCGTCCGTACCTCGAGATCAAGGACGACTAAAGTTCAGGGCGGTAATTCCGCAAAGGACTAGAAGTCCGCGCATCGTCCACTGACTACATTGTCGTAAAGGATCTTGAGCCATGCCACATGGTGTGTTCGCGGCTAATCGCTTCCTCTGTATCGGAGACTTCCGCTCCCCAACTTGGTTCGTCTTGCACTCGGTTCAGCCGCTCGCGAGCGACTGACAATTCACCGTGAGCGAAGGTGTAGGCCCGTGCGAGCGCCTCATGCTGGCAGACGGCAAGCCACGCGGCAGCTCCAGTCACGACAGACGCGGCGACGCTGGCTAGGTCTAAATGTATCCAGCCAGCGCCCCTTGCTACAGCTAGGATTATTGCTGCCAGCTCAGTGGAAAGCATTACCCCGCGCCAGACAGCGGAGCTGCGGGAATGTCGCCTTGCCTTAATCCTGTACCAAGCGCACTGTCCGTCGACCCGTTCGTTTATGTATATGGTTCGCCGTACATCGAGAGGCTCTTCCCGAAGCCTCAGCATTGCCTCAGTGATAACTGGTCCGCTGGACGGAAGGATGCCGGTAGCCGGAGCATCCTTTAGTAGCCTTTCGAGGCGATCGAGCAGGATGTCCTCTGCCAGCTGGTGGTCCTGTGCGAACGGGAGGCCGCAAACCGAGAAGCGCCAGGCTAAAGTCTTGACTGACTCCGCCACTGCGCGGCCGTCGTACCATCGCCGCTCGGGCCTAACCGCCCAAAGCCATGCCTCAACACCAAATATTAAGAGAAAAATTATCGCTACGACGAACGCGAGCTCACGGCTGCTATCGGCGAACACTACAGATACTGCCGCTGCAGCTATTGCTAGCACTGAACGAAGAGCAGTCGCCGTCAGGTAGCTGCCTTGCGCCGAGTTGGACGTGGTGTCTCCGGCGCTGTACAGGCTGGGCAGGTCTCCAGCGTTTGAGAGTGACCTATTCCTTCGGATAACGCGATCCATCTTCCGGGTCCTCCCCTAAGGCCAACGGCTGATCACAAAGGGTAGCGCTGCGGTCAGTCAGTGCGTAGTTGTTGCTGCTGTTCAGTTGGTGAGGTCGTCGACGCTGAGGACCGTGGTTGGCCTCCGTCGACGTCGACCGAGGGGACTGCCATGCTTACATGTCGTGGAACTGATTCACTCGGGCAAGGTTCCGTAGGCGGCGCCGACGAGACGCAGGCCGATCCCGAGGCGGGACCGGTCGACATCCGGGCGCGGGCCACAGACGAGCAAGCACACCAACAAGACGCCGGCGACGACTGGACCACCGTGCCCACCCCTGACCAGACCGC
This Actinopolymorpha cephalotaxi DNA region includes the following protein-coding sequences:
- a CDS encoding ABC transporter ATP-binding protein → MATVTYDSASRIYPGSDKPAVDKLDLDIADGEFMVLVGPSGCGKSTSLRMLAGLEEINDGAVRIGDRDVTHLPPKDRDIAMVFQNYALYPHMSVAENMGFALKMQGVSKEQRLQKVREAAQLLGLEEFLDRKPKALSGGQRQRVAMGRAIVREPKVFLMDEPLSNLDAKLRVSTRTQIAALQRRLGITTVYVTHDQTEAMTMGDRVAVLKDGLLQQNDTPLNLYDKPNNVFVAGFIGSPAMNLLDGKVTESGVDVGSYTVPLLPAVRSKLGQDAAATVGIRPEAFRIVSNEENGLPVEVAVVEELGADAYLYGLVGNGDEQKEIIARIDARRPPEKGAKVKLAADTERIHVFSASTGDRLTD
- a CDS encoding LacI family DNA-binding transcriptional regulator, which gives rise to MHGGPGKRARLVDLAAQAGVSEATVSRVLNGRPGVSPETTRAVLTALDVLGYERPARLRQRSAGLIGLVVPELDNPIFPAFAQVIETTCGHHGYTPVLCTQTPGGVGEDEYVEMLLDRGVSGIIFVSGLHSDLSSDPGRYQKLTGRGLPVVFVNGYVEQVDAPFVSSDDAVATELAVQHLASLGHRRIGFACGPDRYVPVQRKLAAFSASVGSPSLKASGVVGIVEQSLFSVEGGHAAATRLLAEGVTGIVCGSDLMALGAIRAVRQRGLEVPRDVSVVGYDDSPLIAFTDPPLTTVRQPVHAMGLAAVRALIDEIHGHGAPHSEYLFRPELVVRGSTGAARPR
- a CDS encoding tyrosine-type recombinase/integrase, which codes for MVAKTRGRRRERSYLRRRGNSFQVLVYSGVYPLTGKDSYLTDSTKNERQVEKIQTRLLAQVDQQRQATTKATPAYVLDSWLEVHEAEPTTLAGYRRAAEIRIKPALSRVPIAKLTPRVLEQFYAELRRCRNRCDGWPYVEHRTSEPHDCDEDDRTTRRRCQPHQCRPYAAATIREAHVIISGALSTAVRWGRLQSNPTEVTKKPKQPKPPTPKQAAQQVEAAMAQDESWGALVWLYMVTGARRGEVLALRRHDVHLDTGMLEIRRNIVDGIEKDTKTHQIRRIALDEGTCDLLRAHRKRYEKQVCGLDEEPRDDAFVFSYQADHRRPCDPDGVSHRYKTMCTSLGIDSHLHALRHYSATEHITACVDVRTVAGPLGHGGGGTTTLRVYTAWVAESDKRAAEVLASSVASAVPSDLVRTPLFS
- a CDS encoding P-loop ATPase, Sll1717 family → MPRGSSDAASVFFVYPGKPALAAEVMTSAAKLIGQRGGPTTRTWQDLEVDGRLVIDRVLEAISSASVIVADVGSMNSNVLFEVGYALASNKQLLLCLDTTDQSCMRNWQELGILSGIGFTAHDGNSENLAKVYLEQRPELREDRLWEELLVAGGVGPRESRSLFYLPVGLRSDAEKTVDRLLSARRDLSIYNVAEEEQGLAPLSWYSARIYRSSAALVHLRSPSRVRATVHNARASLMAGMAHALNVPTLLIADELFEPPFDYQDLLMRYSSTRRLSEKVDNWLDGLPIVSRTKTLGRMSLTAELPVHRFGEYVAENEQDELAEYFVETGQYRAVLASQTAIFVGRKGTGKTANMLQASAQLRKDRRNLVTVIKPSGYELESLIEVLSHLPRRDVADYLLDGLWRYMLLTEIAVAAVREAEGRAAGIATGSPMEALRAYLDDTGIATDANFAIRLEHIVNELMAELASLPSGVADAEAWLGKRLYASMLNDLRREMGHALKGRKRVAVLIDNLDKAWERNADREQQSRVILGLLGAVGRLERELRRDDAWRDQVNVTLAVFLRADIFDVVRQHAREPDKISTLQVRWDDPELLARIVEDRYVAMRNDEAEPHELWSVFFTPKVKGRDTRTHLLWRSLPRPRDLVYLCNSCVLTAINRRRSYVSEEEILAAEVDYSRFAFDALMVEGSTSEELDNVLLEFASADPVMPVSEAKSLISSAAPGSDVDEMFSRLLRANFLGLEVEVDRYDYPAEDQAKKRALVMARKLEKTKRREPRVSVHPAFRPYLEIKDD
- a CDS encoding DUF4231 domain-containing protein, whose translation is MDRVIRRNRSLSNAGDLPSLYSAGDTTSNSAQGSYLTATALRSVLAIAAAAVSVVFADSSRELAFVVAIIFLLIFGVEAWLWAVRPERRWYDGRAVAESVKTLAWRFSVCGLPFAQDHQLAEDILLDRLERLLKDAPATGILPSSGPVITEAMLRLREEPLDVRRTIYINERVDGQCAWYRIKARRHSRSSAVWRGVMLSTELAAIILAVARGAGWIHLDLASVAASVVTGAAAWLAVCQHEALARAYTFAHGELSVARERLNRVQDEPSWGAEVSDTEEAISREHTMWHGSRSFTTM